DNA from Ptychodera flava strain L36383 chromosome 15, AS_Pfla_20210202, whole genome shotgun sequence:
GAGAGATATTAAACTTGAATAATTTAGCGGTAGTCATGAATGCATAATATGAAATTTCACACCTCAAGGCTACTTTCATAGCATTTAGCATGGAGTATGCAATTTAAACAGAGGCATCCAAGAAGCTATTTGTGAGTGATTTCTTGTTGGGCCTGCAGGCAAGCATGTTGTATTCCATATCAGCAGATGAGGAATGGGCAGACGAGCATTTTTCCTGCATCAGTGGGCAGGGAAACTAGGCCAAACAGGCAGGAAGGGAGGGAGTATAAATCAATGTTTTCAGGATGTTGTCAATCGGCAGGTgaaaagcatgtagcaaagagATGGCAGTTTTCACCTTTTGTAGTGAGGAGAGAGCAGATTGGAAAAGATTGGTGTCCTCAGCCAGTTCCTTTTGATGTTCAAAGATCCTTAATGTACCAATGTCTTTTTGGCAATTCACAGATTGCCTCCATCAGGGTGAAAGCTGACAAGCAAGAAtaagtgaaataaaaatatcatacactggtaaaatgtgaaaattaaaagagATGGCAATATAAAATGCATGAAGCACATTGGTATAAAATTGTACAAAGAAACTTGTCAAAACAGGAAGAGTGACAGAATTAATAAAGGCCTGACAGGAATTGCAAATACACAGAGACAAGATGGAAAAACAGTAAATAAAAGTAGCAAAGAGTGTAAAGTAAAAAATCTAATGTGACAGTTTCAACAAAATACAACATCTGAAGAGTATTTCCTCATGTCACACTTCCAGTTTGTTGGAGACTTTTGATTTTATACTTTTGCTGCTATTATTTTATGTCTTATCTCTCTTGTGGTTGAAGTTCCTGTTGgctttatttattttgtcagtGTGCCAATTTTTATTAGTTCTTTTTATGATACTatatcaaaattactgaaatcTTGAGTATTTTACCCAATACTACTCAAGGAATTGCATCTTaacataaaatttgaaactttaaTGTTTCCCTTATACCGACTCCAAAAGTTATGTATAGAGATGCTCTACATGCCAAATTCAGAGTCTTAAACAAGATTTGATGTGTGATTATAAAGATTTCagagtaatttttttcaaatggaaattCTTTTTTATTTGCAATCTAAAGTATAAACTGCAATGTTATACCGTTTATGTTTAAACCTATAGTTGACAAAGTTATATATACAACAATATGTCCATAGTGCTTGCTTATAAGCTGGTAAATATTCTCCAGTGATAGTGAGTGATaattatcatttcatttgcataccATACTACAACATTGCTCATTAATgcactttgcataaatgaatatattaATTTAGAAAAATCAAGCCTCAGAGGCCATGGTGATATGTAAGTTAATGCAGATGTGTTTGGTACATACAAACACAGATATGTTTTTTTATAGATTAAACCTGCCTATAGTTGCAATATGGCTTCCCCATTTCTCTGTTCAGCATGAATAACCACTAATAAGTTACTTCCATTTTTAGTTTGGGTATTTATCAAAGGATTGTTAGTGATTACAATCGTTGATGTCTGTCACCCATGGCGATACAAGCATTCCGTAAATTCTGGACATTCCACAGTTGTTGACTGGGCAAACATGACATTTGGGAGTATCTCGTAGCATGACCCCGCATGACCCGTTGCGGTCAGCAGCTCTCCATGGAAAGCAATGTGGTCTTTCAATCAGAAATTGTTGTCTTGATGGTGTTGTTTAAATTTTGCTAAAagctgtgacaaaatttgacaactTTGTGAATAATACTTGGTGGTTATACTAATAAAAGTGATGTGAAACTGACTGCTTAAGCAGATATTCTCTGAACTATTTGGTAGGAGATATGAATCATATTATGTTAATCAGTCAATATGAATCAATATGACATGCCAATGACCTAAATGTGTAACTCTTGGATGCaacaaaattttgcatgttATATATGTCACTATTGAGATGGACGtaagaaatttcaagaaattccaAAAATAATTCAAAGAGTTCAGAAATGTGAACACTAGCGGGAGTACTGATGATAGTAATGTACCTTTGCACCATTTTTTTTTATACAGAGATATATCAATAGTGGGGTCACTTTTTACATCAACGCCCAAGAGACTTAACTTTAGAGAAAAAATTAATTCACGCTGGTTTTGTGTAATAAGGCCCAAATCAGAAAACCTGTTTTTCCTTTTGCCTTACCTGCCCTAATTACCACCCTCTGACTGTAAACTTTTTTTGCattgaaaacttttttgtatttctaaaaATCACGTAAGATATTTTACAAGTTTGCTTTTTTCTAATGGGTTTCTCCCTAATGAAATACAAAACTCCCCTTCAATTACTTCACTATCTAGTGGAGGTATGTcaatgaaaacacattttttttttatttttgtataaagAAAACAACAATTTCCATTAATGTAATGGATCCCCAGATTTGTAATTGCCTGTATTTTGACACGTCTTTCAAGctgcatttttcattgaattgataTTATATCATTAACTTGCGTTTTGTTCCATTTTCAGTTACTTTGACAGTATGGATAGAATCTGTGCTCCACAGTATGTACCAACAGCCACAGATGTACTCCGAGCCAGGGTGAGAACCACAGGCATCATTGAAActcatttcaaaattaatggAGTTATATTCAGGTGAGTGAACGATACAGTGTTATGCAACATATTCCTGTTATTCTACCTTTTACAAAGTAAATTATTAATGATGGATTCAATGGCATGAATTTACTTCATGGAAAATggaggaaattaaaaaaatgtaatgatTGACACATACTAGTACTGGTAAAGGGCATATTTACATATGCGGCCTTGTTTAACTATGCATGAACATCAACATCGCAGTTTTTTAAACCCGCTTCTATCAATGAAACTTTGTTTTAAACAAAAGTActttttttacatgattttaatgtaaattttggatagatatattgaaaaaatctatGATAAAGTCCCAAATCTAGctgaaaactatgaaaaataatgTGATATTTTTACATCACACGTCAAGAATTGTACATAAATCATTGCACATTagagaatatttgaaatattaatacgTTGGTGTTTGCATTCCTGCACATCTGGCTGCCAGGTTGTACGATGTCGgcggtcaaaggtcagagaGACGGAAATGGATTCAGTGCTTTGATGACGTCAGAGCGTTACTGTTTGTGACTGCCCTCAGTGGTTATGATATGACACTATTTGAAGACCCAGAAATAGTGAGTATACCCATTAAACCATCAGTTTGTATGCCTTTATTGTGATTCAAGTCCTGTGTATCCATGAACAAGAATCTGAATTTCAATCCAACCGtattgtccaacaaagtccaaTTCTTCACTTTCCCAGCTGCCTCTTATCGTTCGTAACTGTGCCATTCTATTGTGAGAAACAAGAAATACATGAGGAAAGTATGCAGTTGCAATAAAGGAGTTTCCTGAAATTGCAGTTGAAGATTGTCATGGCTGCCTGTGGGGTACTTTGCAGTGATTATAGAGTGCGCCCTCAagtgacagatctttcagttTCCTTTACAGCAGTAATAAATTGTAGAAGATTATGAGTAATCATTGTTTAGTTCCAAATCTGGACATTGATTATTCtctatatttttgacaaatctttCAGTCTGCCAAACAGCAGCagtaaattgtcaaaaaaaatttgaataatgACGGTGGAGATTCAGAGCTCATTTCACTTGCTTTGGTTTTTAATGTGTCTGTCATCATTTCTTCTTTTTTACTCTTTCAGAATCGTCTGCATGAGAGTCTGAAATTATTTAATTCTATTGTAAATAACAGATTTTTCTCACATACGTGTATGATACTATTTTTGAACAAAGTTGATTTGTTTCAAGACAAAATAAAGACGTCAGGCAGGCATCTGAGGTACTACTTCCCTGAGTATcaaggtaattttttttcccccatttttcaaaatctgcagaTTAATTTTCAGGGAGAGGGCACTTCTACACTAGCTCGCTAGGACAGCTTCAGTTGCTAAATTACAGCAGCAAAATATTCAGAGGAGAATAGATACTTAATTCATCAAGCTCTGCAACAAACCCACATTTCAACTTGTAGCTGTAGTATGTCAGTAATGTTCAGAGCTTTTTTACCgagagttttgaaaaatattattttgagagggaattttttcatgtcaaatcAACTGTATATACTCAGACTGTAtggtattttaaccctttgagcgccaatcAATTTCTGTCACCTATATATCAAATATACCTCagtaaattttttcagatttttgccaaaattttgataaaaagctctAGCAAAGGAAATGTAATGttcttttggtccaaaattatcagaaaaatcacagaaaaaaattcataaaaattggtaaaatatactgaaattttggtgggaaaaaattacagcactcaaagggttaatcgtATCTTTGTTCGAATTGCAAAGATTTGctgaattttgacaaaaattgatgttGCTTAGTATTTACAACATATACAGTGTTTGGATGCATGTGCGTCATGTACATGCTCTCATGAAAAAATAGTTCACTGTGTGTCAGGATCTCACATTAAATGAATTGTGTTTGACATTGTTTTTGACAGCTGGAATACCAACAATGATGCCATGTGAATCACAGTTGTGGAAATTGATTGTGCAAATCAAAATCAACCAAACAACCAGCTCCCGTACTTTACatgattcattttcattcatttttccaACACAGAGGCATCAATTTTCATCTGACAAAGGTTGATTTTTGTCGGTGCGTTTCTCTCCGTCAGGTCCTGACTGTGACGTAGATGCTGCCGCCAGATTTATCCAATACCAGTTCATGACGCAGTGTCGGAATCCATCCAAGGTCATTTACCCGCATTTCACGACGGCCACGGACACCACCAATGTCCAGGTTGTCTTTCAAGTGGTCATGGACACTATAATCCGGGAAAACTTACAAGCTGCATCGTTACTTTAGTAACGCATCCGGGAAACAGCAAAGTTTGAAGGTTTGGGACAGAGAAATTGTACCTTGGTTTTCTACATTGCAAACATGGTACTTCAATTGGCAAAGTGAGGACTATAAGTAGCCAACTGGGTACCCTCAGTGGTTCAAAAGGGTACTGCAAATTGCAACAGGGTAGACAAATAGCCAACAGGGTTCTGTAGGTAGCAACTGAGTATAACTGAGGATAATGCTTGGTTCCAAGTTCATTACTCCATGGTTACTCCAGGGATGGCATAACTGTTATTACTCTGAATGGGAGAAAAAGAACTCAAAGTCGCAATTTTTGTACTCTAAATTGCAAACCTGGTTCTCTAAGTAGCCAAGTGATCACTCAAATGGTACTCAAAGTAGCAAACTAGTTGCTCTGAGCTACAACTGAGCAACAGGGTACTCTAAATAGCCAGCTAAGTGATTGAAATGGCCAACAGTGCTCTAAGTAGCACACCAAGTACtctaaatatcaaattttgtgcTATCTATGGTACTGAATCCAATATTACCTGCATTCTGGTGTAATACTACACTTTGTTCAGGTTATCACTGGTATTCTTGATACCTACTATAGATTCTGGAAATGAAAGTACTTCTTTGTACCACTTCTCATCATATCAAGCATATCAATACTGGAAGATTTCTACGACAATGATTGTAATACATCGATGTGTTATTGACTTCAACTTGACTTCTGGTGAGAATACAAGCTAATCACGTATTCACCCAGgtgttttgatgtcaaattacaaatgtaatatttttagtTGGTTTCCCAATGCAGTCTTGCCCTTTTAAAATTGTGGTGTCTCTTATCAACCtgacaaaaatttgcatttgtggAAAGCAACGTGGCTGAATCCTTTCTACTTAGCTTCTATTGTACATTCAAAACTTATATGTGCTGCAGAtcttttatttaatatttattgatgaaatttgaattttgatttttgatgaaattttttataaaatgaaatgtAGAACTGGACACTGCCCCGCTGCTACTACTGTCACATGGGACTTTTCTACCGACAAGATTTctgagaaaatgaaaagaaatgaaagattcctgtttatgcaaattttgatggttGAAGCCAAATTTAATATATTTGCAGTATAGAATTAGGAAGGGCGTGGTGAAATTAAATTGTAAAGTCATTTTGAGACTTTTTGGGGTTGGTTGTAGAAATGATAGATTGTTGTTGCTGTCAATATCATGGGAGAGACTAGCATCATGTTTGATCAGTTCGTGGTATACTAATCAGTCTTTGATAAGCGATAATTTGACGTTGCAAGTAACTCCAAACAGTCATCCAAATCAGTAATGTAGTACAATTCATACACAAGCACTGCCTCTCTTAGTTTTGTCATATTGAAGGGCAAATAAACCgtaatttttggcaattttttcaaTGCTAgcattccagacataaagtagTCTTTTTCCTCCGAAGGCATGCTGGCCCTTAGATTCATCAGCATAGTGTGTGAGTTCATTGATAATTTGATTACTATATGGAGATTCAAATGTTATCATCAGTACAAGTTGTGGCGGTGCATCCATAGTATATGTTGACAAGcgaaatacttggtattttgTCATTCGTGCATGGGTTGAGAACACCAAGAAAG
Protein-coding regions in this window:
- the LOC139151190 gene encoding guanine nucleotide-binding protein G(o) subunit alpha-like, coding for MGACLSLDEEERRARARSEEIDRELMGMARDEQNIIKILLLGAGESGKSTLVKQMKIIHHDGFTHEELMSFKPAVLDNLVSSMKFVLTGMGWLRINLVVPKNKVHAHTILQCTKCFDENIMMKSTVSTALKSLWSDKGIRLCVARGFEYELNDSAVYYFDSMDRICAPQYVPTATDVLRARVRTTGIIETHFKINGVIFRLYDVGGQRSERRKWIQCFDDVRALLFVTALSGYDMTLFEDPEINRLHESLKLFNSIVNNRFFSHTCMILFLNKVDLFQDKIKTSGRHLRYYFPEYQGPDCDVDAAARFIQYQFMTQCRNPSKVIYPHFTTATDTTNVQVVFQVVMDTIIRENLQAASLL